Proteins encoded together in one Miscanthus floridulus cultivar M001 chromosome 16, ASM1932011v1, whole genome shotgun sequence window:
- the LOC136512532 gene encoding myb family transcription factor PHL7-like, whose protein sequence is MMYHAKNFSVPFAPQRAQNNEHASNIGAIGGPNVSNPSNPVGSGKQRLRWTSDLHNRFVDAIAQLGGPDRATPKGVLTVMGVPGITIYHVKSHLQKYRLAKYIPESPAEGSKDEKKDSSDSLSNTDSAPGLQINEALKMQMEVQKRLHEQLEVQRQLQLRIEAQGRYLQMIIEEQQKLGGSVKASEDQKLSDSPPSLDDCPESMQPSPKKPRIDALSPDSERDRTQPEFESHLIGPWDQEICGKNICGVAFPLEEFKAEPGMSKS, encoded by the exons ATGATGTACCATGCTAAGAATTTTTCTGTGCCCTTTGCACCACAGAGGGCTCAGAATAATGAACATGCAAGTAATATTGGAGCTATTGGTGGACCCAACGTAAGCAACCCTTCTAATCCTGTAGGGAGTGGGAAACAACGCCTACGATGGACATCTGATCTTCATAATCGCTTTGTGGATGCCATCGCCCAGCTTGGTGGACCAGATA GAGCTACACCTAAAGGGGTTCTCACTGTGATGGGTGTACCAGGGATCACAATTTATCATGTGAAGAGCCATTTGCAG AAGTATCGCCTTGCAAAGTATATACCAGAATCTCCTGCTGAAG GTTCCAAGGACGAAAAGAAAGATTCGAGTGATTCCCTCTCGAACACGGATTCTGCACC AGGATTGCAAATCAATGAGGCGCTAAAGATGCAAATGGAGGTTCAGAAGCGGCTACATGAACAACTCGAG GTTCAAAGACAACTGCAACTAAGAATTGAAGCACAAGGGAGATACTTGCAGATGATCATTGAGGAGCAACAAAAGCTTGGTGGATCAGTTAAAGCTTCTGAGGATCAGAAGCTTTCGGATTCGCCTCCAAGCTTAGATGACTGCCCAGAGAGCATGCAGCCTTCTCCCAAGAAACCAAGGATAGATGCATTATCACCGGATTCAGAGCGCGATAGAACACAACCCGAATTCGAATCCCATTTGATCGGTCCGTGGGATCAAGAAATCTGTGGGAAAAACATATGCGGCGTTGCATTCCCATTGGAGGAGTTCAAAGCAGAGCCTGGTATGAGCAAGTCGTAA